The Amphiura filiformis chromosome 12, Afil_fr2py, whole genome shotgun sequence genome includes a region encoding these proteins:
- the LOC140166662 gene encoding beta-1 adrenergic receptor-like, whose product MTLSNIVSNDSLDDYNMSAVQSPNMVVFQSYAERQLAAAILIILFIITMIGNILVLLSVLLSKKLRTSTNAFVVNLSVADLLGGLSLALYSISVLSGYRSLSDSLCKLNAFISLLGFGCSVYTLPFIAFNRFILITKPTTYRWLYTSKKITVMLAVTWLVPFFVALLPIVSHFGEFGFDATYSVCTVTSSGRKIETIFIFVNLAMFYPFQLLIIFACYGLILRHIQNHGRKITACDSRGAATATVSTSTDSASRHRSRRENGLQKRLHKRQISVTKNSFYIVCAFFICITPFNVSRTCLNNTSGGIVYEFVFYSFILYVANSCLNPFFYARNPDFRKVFRCIICLKFADIPDKVSLCKY is encoded by the coding sequence ATGACATTGTCAAATATAGTCAGCAATGATTCTTTAGATGATTATAATATGTCAGCCGTGCAGTCACCTAATATGGTAGTTTTTCAGTCATACGCAGAAAGACAATTGGCAGCAGCAATTTTGATTATCCTATTCATCATTACAATGATTGGCAACATCTTAGTTCTTCTTTCTGTTTTATTATCAAAGAAATTAAGAACTTCTACGAATGCCTTCGTGGTCAATTTAAGTGTAGCTGATCTGCTTGGAGGTTTGAGTCTCGCCTTATATTCCATAAGTGTTCTATCCGGTTATCGGTCGTTATCAGATAGCCTATGCAAACTCAATGCATTTATATCACTTCTTGGTTTTGGGTGTAGCGTTTATACTCTACCTTTCATCGCGTTCAATAGATTTATATTAATTACAAAACCAACTACATATCGGTGGCTTTATACTTCAAAGAAAATTACCGTAATGTTGGCAGTTACTTGGCTGGTGCCTTTCTTTGTCGCTCTTCTACCAATTGTATCACATTTTGGGGAGTTCGGGTTCGACGCTACATATTCCGTGTGTACAGTGACTAGTTCTGGTCGTAAAATTGAAACGATTTTCATTTTTGTGAATCTAGCCATGTTTTACCCATTTCAACTGCTGATTATATTTGCCTGTTACGGACTAATTTTGAGACACATTCAAAATCACGGAAGGAAGATTACTGCTTGTGATTCCAGAGGGGCTGCCACGGCAACCGTATCCACTTCTACAGACAGTGCTAGTCGTCATCGCAGTCGTCGAGAAAATGGCTTACAAAAACGCCTTCATAAACGACAGATTAGTGTTACCAAAAACTCATTTTACATTGTTTGCGCGTTTTTTATATGCATCACACCTTTCAACGTGTCTCGCACTTGCTTAAATAATACTAGTGGTGGAATAGTTTACGAATTTGTATTTTATTCTTTCATATTATATGTAGCAAATTCGTGTTTAAATCCATTCTTTTATGCAAGAAACCCAGATTTTAGAAAAGTATTCCGATGTATAATATGTTTAAAATTTGCAGATATACCGGACAAAGTATCTTTATGCAAATATTAA